CACTGGGAGGCAGGCACACGCAAACCGCCCGCATATGTGGAAAAACTAGTCTTAGCTAAGCTGAAACGTCATTCCCAAAACAGATTTTATGCTGCCAACAATGAAACGCTTATTTCGGAGCTTTGCAGCGTTCAGAATACGCTTTGGGAGCTTCGCGAAGATATGAAAAGCCTCGGCATCAACGATAATGCAATATCTATCACGAGTAATGCAATCGACATGATAGACAATATCGTACTTGCTATAGAAGAAGAGCAGGAGTGATTCCTGCTCTTTTCTTTTTTTATCTTTTTTGGAAATAACCTCGATCGTTGTTCTTCTCCCACGCCAGCCGTCTCGCCATTGTCCGCT
The nucleotide sequence above comes from Selenomonadales bacterium. Encoded proteins:
- a CDS encoding helix-turn-helix transcriptional regulator, which gives rise to MTIKEARIAAGLTQAEMSRIFEIPTRTIEHWEAGTRKPPAYVEKLVLAKLKRHSQNRFYAANNETLISELCSVQNTLWELREDMKSLGINDNAISITSNAIDMIDNIVLAIEEEQE